In the genome of Bacillus thuringiensis, the window TCTCCATCCTCACCTGATTTACCTAGTGAGTCTGTAAAAATTGTCCCTGTAATCGGTACGTTTGTTTCTTTTGAAACAGTTTCCATGCTACGTCGATCTACACTTGTTTCAACAAATAAAGCTGGCACTTTGTTTGTTTGAATTACACTTACAACATCTCTAATTTGATCTGGCGTACCTTGATTTTCTGAGTTAATTTCCCAAATGTATCCCGTCTTAATGTCATATGCTTTTCCAAAGTATTTAAAAGCACCTTCGCTAGAGATTAAGAAACGTTTTTCTTCAGGGATTTGATGAATTCTATTCACTGTCTCATCGTGTAATTTTTGAAGTTCTGCTACATACTTATCGGCATTTTTAGTATAGAACTCTTTATTTTTAGGATCTTCTTTAATTAATGCCTTCTTCACATTTTCAGCGTATAAAATACCATTTTTAATATTCATCCAAGCATGTGGGTCTGGTTCTTTTTCTAATCCTTTTGTTTCTAAGTAAATAGCTTCTACACCTTCACTTACTTTATAAACCGGTGCATCTTCCGCTGATTTATTTGCCGTTTTTAATAGCTTTTTAAACCATGCTCCGCCCTCTTCTAAGTTTAGCCCATTGTAAAACACCATATCTGCATCTGTCATTTTCATAACATCTTTTGGTAGTGGATCATATTCATGCGGGTTAGCTCCGATTGGAACAAGACTATGAATCTCAACTTTATCTTCACCAATTTGCTTCACCATATCATATATAATAGAGTATGTAGTTACAACTTTTAAATTTCCATTACCCTCTTCTTTTCCATTTGTGTTACTAGAACACGCTGTTAATGCAAATACGAAAATACAAAGTATTGATAATAAAACATTTTTAAATTTCATCTTTATCCTCCAATCAATTATGACAACTCTGCTCTATTTTTTCTAATTTTGATAGCTCTCCAAAACAAACCTTGTGACGGTGAGAAAAAGAATGCCAATGCGAACAAGAATGTTGCGACAAGAACAATTGTTGCACCTGAAGCGAGATTATAAGAGAAACTAAAATATAGCCCTACTACAGATGAAAGTGCACCAATACCTGCCGCTAAATAAATCATGACCCATAAACGGTTTGTTAATAAATAAGCTGTAGCCGCCGGTGTGATAAGCATCGCAACAACTAGAATAATTCCTACAGTTTGAAGTGATGCTACTGTAACCATTGTAAGTAGGATCATTAAGCCATAATGAATCCATTTATTCGGTAATCCATAGCTTTGCGCCATCGTTGGATCAAAAGTGGATACAAGTAATTCTTTGTAAAACAGTATCACAAGCCCGATAATGACCACCCCAATAATCAGTGTCATCCACATATCTGAAGAACGAACTGATAGGACGTTCCCGAATAAAATATGATACAAATCTGAACTACTCTTCATAAAGGTAATTAAAATAATCCCTATAGCAAATACAGAAGTGAACATAATCCCTATAGCCATATCATGTTTGATTCTACTGTTCTGACTTACAAACCCAATTCCAACCGCAGTAATCACACCAGTTAAAACGGCCCCTATAAAATAATTCATACCAATCATATAAGAAAGCGCTACTCCTGGAAGAACAGCATGTGAGATCGCATCACCCATTAATGCCATACCTCGTAAAATAATAAAACATCCAATTACACCGCAAATAATTCCTACCATAACGGAAGTTAATAACGCCTTCTGCAGAAAACTATACTGCGTTAATGCATCTATAAATTCTACAATCTTCATGATGAATGTACCCCCGCTGCATTATTAAACAATATTCCTTGATTCACATACGCTTTTGACATAATAGTTGGTTCTAACACTTGCCTTACTTCTCCGTAATGAATTAAGCTTTTATTCATTAATAGTAATTTATCAAAATACGATTCTGCTTTACTTAAATCATGATGGACAACGACAATCGTTTTTCCTTCTTTACGTAATTCTCTAAGAATTTTAATAATTGTCTCTTCACTTGTTACATCAATTCCGACAAACGGCTCATCTAAGAAGAATATTTCCGACTTTTGCGCTAAAGCTCTCGCCAAAAAGACACGTTGTTGTTGTCCACCTGACAACTCACCGATTTGGCGATTTTTAAACTCTTCAATTCCGACTTTTTTTAAGCAATCAAACGCCCAATCCCGATGCTCTTTCTTCGGTCTTTTCATCATACCTAAAGATGGATACGTTCCAATTAGCACCACATCTAAAACTGTAATCGGGAAGTCCCAATCTATATCACTTCTTTGCGGTACATATGCAACACTCTTTCTAACGCTTCGAATATCCTCTCCAAGAATTTGAACAAACCCCTTGTCATTTGGGATTAAATCTAATACAGCTTTCATTAAAGTAGATTTCCCCGCTCCGTTTGGACCAATAATCCCAACAAGCTTTCCTTTTTCAATCTCAAAGGAAACTTTTTGAACCACTTGATTCCCTTGATAGGATACAAATAAATCTTTGACAATTATAGCCTTAGTCATTTTTCATGCATTCTCCCTTCTTTTTTTCGTCCGTATAATTATTTTGCGCAAAGGCAACTTTTAAACAAAAAATATAATACGAATGTAAATTCGCACCTAAGTTTCCTTAGGGAAACTTTTTTATATGAGTCAAATTATATAAGTTTGATGCAAATTTGTAAACTATTTTTTATGAATTTATGAATATATAATAAAAATCATTATCATTACTATATAAAATACATTATTCATTTTATGATTTTTTTAAAATGATATTACGGTAAAAAATTAGCACTATAGTATATAAACGAAAGAGCCTACTCATGTAAGTTGGCTCTTTCTCTTTGAAAATATCCAATACGCTCTACAGTAAAAACTATGATTAAACTAATAAAAACTCACCTCCAAACAACACCTCGCCTCTCATATTCCATTCTATATTCAACAGCAGCTGCAATTTGTGGGCTTGCGAACCTTTCCGTGATCCAAAGGCCTAAATCAGTTCCTGAAGTAACTCCTCTTGCAGTAATAATATCGCCTTGATCTACAATTCGGTAATGAAGAAGTTCTGCCCCATATTTACTCATTTCACTCTGCGCCAAATGATGCATTGTTGCCTTTTTATCATTCAATATACCGGATACAGCTAGTAGCATACCTCCTGTACAAAATCCAGCAACAGTCGTTCCTGCTTTGTGCATCTCGCTAATCATTTCGGTCAAAGTACCAAGCTCTGCTTGCTTTCGTGCTCCCTGTTCAGCTTTATGATTCCAGCCACCACCAGGTACAATTAACAAATCTGGACGGTTATCCATTCGTAAAAAATCATGTAGTTTAACCGTAACTCCAAATGAAGTAGTAACTTCTTGTTTTTGTTCACTTGAAACGAATTCAACCGTAAATGGAGCCCCTTCTTCTATTGCTCTTTTGAGTACCTCAAAAGGTGCAAAGGAGACAAGTTCTCCGAAACCATCAAACAATACTATTTGTATTTTCATTTTTAGAACACCTCATATGGTTTCTTTTTGAATCCCAAATTAGGAGGATACATGTTATTTACAAATTAACAATGAAGATAGCCTTTCTCCTCTTACTCTATAAACTTCCAAATGTTCTTCTAATTCCCTCTCTGCACTCATTACACTTAGCGTTTTCTTCACAAAATTCCAATTCAAACTGCCGGATAACCATAGTAACGAAGAAAGTCTTTTATAATCATTTGAAGTTAAAATGTTACTAGCTTTATACCCTTCTAAAAATGCTCTAGCAACTTCCGAACATACTTTATGCGACTGTATTCCTTCTGTCCGGGAATACCACTTTATTAAAAAGGCTAGTCCTTCCATACGATCAACATATGCAATGGATTCAAAATCTATAATTCCTTTTACAGATTGATTGGAATTCCATATGACATTTAAAGGATTTAAATCAGTTTGTACTATATACTCTAGATCATTCTTATGTGCGCTTTCTATATGATACTTAGCGAGATCTATATACCCTCTTAATTCCTTACATGTACCACCCTTATTTTCTAACAGCTTTATAAACTCAACATACCCATCCAAGTGAGATTTCTTTTGAAAAGTCGAGCTTTGAAACGTATTAGA includes:
- the mntA gene encoding manganese ABC transporter substrate-binding protein/adhesin MntA, whose protein sequence is MKFKNVLLSILCIFVFALTACSSNTNGKEEGNGNLKVVTTYSIIYDMVKQIGEDKVEIHSLVPIGANPHEYDPLPKDVMKMTDADMVFYNGLNLEEGGAWFKKLLKTANKSAEDAPVYKVSEGVEAIYLETKGLEKEPDPHAWMNIKNGILYAENVKKALIKEDPKNKEFYTKNADKYVAELQKLHDETVNRIHQIPEEKRFLISSEGAFKYFGKAYDIKTGYIWEINSENQGTPDQIRDVVSVIQTNKVPALFVETSVDRRSMETVSKETNVPITGTIFTDSLGKSGEDGDTYLKMMKWNIDTIINGLQK
- a CDS encoding phosphotransferase enzyme family protein produces the protein MKHVIKDVVINYFKEIHTLVVEEELHKNSWHTDLHYKIIVNGNRYSARFINSDRTSNPAFGTLSNEQLKEQVRFTYYLREHGIPFMQIKENRAGESFTFVTWNDEQYRFVLSTWIEGEHVTHCTETMAEVFGKEARKIHDISNTFQSSTFQKKSHLDGYVEFIKLLENKGGTCKELRGYIDLAKYHIESAHKNDLEYIVQTDLNPLNVIWNSNQSVKGIIDFESIAYVDRMEGLAFLIKWYSRTEGIQSHKVCSEVARAFLEGYKASNILTSNDYKRLSSLLWLSGSLNWNFVKKTLSVMSAERELEEHLEVYRVRGERLSSLLICK
- a CDS encoding metal ABC transporter ATP-binding protein, translated to MTKAIIVKDLFVSYQGNQVVQKVSFEIEKGKLVGIIGPNGAGKSTLMKAVLDLIPNDKGFVQILGEDIRSVRKSVAYVPQRSDIDWDFPITVLDVVLIGTYPSLGMMKRPKKEHRDWAFDCLKKVGIEEFKNRQIGELSGGQQQRVFLARALAQKSEIFFLDEPFVGIDVTSEETIIKILRELRKEGKTIVVVHHDLSKAESYFDKLLLMNKSLIHYGEVRQVLEPTIMSKAYVNQGILFNNAAGVHSS
- a CDS encoding DJ-1/PfpI family protein; translation: MKIQIVLFDGFGELVSFAPFEVLKRAIEEGAPFTVEFVSSEQKQEVTTSFGVTVKLHDFLRMDNRPDLLIVPGGGWNHKAEQGARKQAELGTLTEMISEMHKAGTTVAGFCTGGMLLAVSGILNDKKATMHHLAQSEMSKYGAELLHYRIVDQGDIITARGVTSGTDLGLWITERFASPQIAAAVEYRMEYERRGVVWR
- a CDS encoding metal ABC transporter permease is translated as MKIVEFIDALTQYSFLQKALLTSVMVGIICGVIGCFIILRGMALMGDAISHAVLPGVALSYMIGMNYFIGAVLTGVITAVGIGFVSQNSRIKHDMAIGIMFTSVFAIGIILITFMKSSSDLYHILFGNVLSVRSSDMWMTLIIGVVIIGLVILFYKELLVSTFDPTMAQSYGLPNKWIHYGLMILLTMVTVASLQTVGIILVVAMLITPAATAYLLTNRLWVMIYLAAGIGALSSVVGLYFSFSYNLASGATIVLVATFLFALAFFFSPSQGLFWRAIKIRKNRAELS